The following are encoded in a window of Rosa chinensis cultivar Old Blush chromosome 4, RchiOBHm-V2, whole genome shotgun sequence genomic DNA:
- the LOC112200861 gene encoding EPIDERMAL PATTERNING FACTOR-like protein 4, translated as MGVLRHRRHHHHSTLTALAFLFLITSASAIRTTPTQLGGRHQQPQETEDEVAAEKRLGGPGSSPPRCRSKCGRCSPCKAVHVPIQPGLSIPLEYYPEAWRCKCGNKLFMP; from the exons ATGGGCGTACTGCGCCACCGCCGCCACCATCACCATTCAACCCTCACAGCCTTGgctttcctcttcctcatcaCCTCAGCCTCCGCCATACGTACTACTCCAACACAACTCG GTGGGCGACACCAGCAGCCTCAAGAGACCGAAGATGAGGTTGCGGCCGAGAAGAGACTGGGAGGGCCGGGTTCTTCGCCGCCGCGATGCAGATCCAAGTGTGGAAGATGCTCGCCGTGCAAGGCGGTGCACGTGCCCATTCAGCCAGGTCTGAGCATACCTCTCGAGTATTACCCAGAAGCTTGGCGCTGCAAGTGCGGCAATAAGCTCTTCATGCCTTGA